Below is a genomic region from Venturia canescens isolate UGA chromosome 1, ASM1945775v1, whole genome shotgun sequence.
CATCCAAATTTATATGGGGCGTTCCAGGCCAAATCGACCACTTTTGAACTCGACTTCTTTCGATTTGGCGGAaactttttcatctctttctaCTGTACCAAATaaattttacagaattttttcaaacttgttTCCCGAGTCAAAAATAgttaagaatttttcaaataaatcacgttatttttgttcaaaatgATACAACGCTTTCGAAAATTGACTTATtgggacttttttttatttttcaaagttttgtcCTCGAGTGtactttttagaaaaaaatatcaaaagttctTTCATGTCactttgaacaaaaataacactatttttttgataaatccGTAACTATTTTTGggtcggggaaaaaaatttgaaaaaattctgtaaaatttCTTTGGTACagtagaaaaaagtaaaaaagtttcCGCAAATCGAACGGAGTTTGGTTCAACAGTGGTCGATTTGGCCTGGAATTTATCTTGCGACATTTCGACGCGaagttgtgaaaaaaatggaatcagcAAAAATGTTATTTGCTCTCATtcttatttgaaaatataaaaattatttttgctgAATAAAACTCAATTCTATTGTGATTTAAATATTGGAATATTCATGTCACGACTCCGCGGTTATATTATTTTGTTGGTAATAAAATAaggtgttaataaaaaattcatttgataaCGCCCCTTTTAAACAGAGCGAACTTGAAgattctctgatttcagaattTTTGGTATTCGgtgtgaataaaaattgtctTTGCCTCAAGCTGTTAGGATTTTTGATAAAACTTAATTTTGTTATCGGTTTGACAGTACtgaaagtaaataaaaaacaagccGAGGACGAGGTGACTTTCGAATGGGCACCACCCGACACAACGAAAGAACTCGCAGCGGATTATATGAAGGCATTGCCCGAGGACAAATTACCGATAAAAGGTTCGGCCGGTGCGGCTTTGAGAAAACAGCAATTGCAGCGACAACTTCCTTTGCACGATATTGATCACAAAGTGTGCGACGAGCTGAGCGACTCCGAGAGAAAACAGTTCGAAAAGTATTTGGAAAACTTGAAGAAATACGTCGGACAAGGAAAAGTCACGAAGGTCATTTATATTTCACGTTTTTTAAAGTGAAAACGAAAATCGTTTTCGGTTTAAAATAGGGAAGATAAATTGCTCAATGTTTCTTCATATATTGAACTTTTTTAGTGAAACTTAGTTCACCACATTTGCAGGCTTTTTGACAATTAgcgtttattcattttcttaaCGTTTTGAAACGAGCTTTTCCTCTTTAGGAGATTGAATAAGATAttgggaaaagaaactaaaaagcgattttttactgCACAGGCCATGGGTGCTCGTCCTTTCGATCGTGCACTGATGACACCAGCAAACGCAGCGGACATGAACCGTTTCAGTCCAAAgcacaaacaaaaacaaccGGAAACGCAGGGCCACCGTTTGAATCTCCGAACTCCTAGCAGTTTCGTCCAAAAAACCGGATACCCGAGTTCCCTGGGGTCCTCGGAGCTGACGAACGGTCTAGGAAATCGAAACACAAATTCACCTTTGCGCGATCACAGCCCGAGCGCTTTGGCTCGTTTCGAAAACGTGCGTTCGCCGGCGTTCGGACAATCGATAACAGAGGATTCGCCACAGGGAAGATACCACAGAGCTTTGATGAAAGTTCGAAACGACGGTGAAATAACGAGATCCGTGCCCGTCGCGGGGACTCGAAATCCTCCGTTGAATTTCGCTGGGACGAGAACGATCGATGATCCCATTGCAAATTCTTTGGCGAACGAAGACCAAGTGAGAATGGATGAATCGGTGAACTCTTGTACGAGGAACATTTACAATCCGGCTGTAGAATTCGCAGCTTCGAATATGACAAACGAGGCGAATTGCGGGGTGAATTCGATCCTGGAAAATCTAGGAAAAACAGAAAACAATCAAGAATTAAATTACGCTAGTCCCGGCACCCTCGGAGACCGAAAAACCGTTGTATCTTCGGCTACAAAATCAACAATTAATCCTGAGACTTCCGCAGCTTTGTCCAATTCAATAATGAATTCTTCGAGCCTGAGCAACTCAGAGACGCCATACGACGAAGCAGCGATCGCACGAAACCGGGAATGGGCAGAAAATTCGTTGCtggctgaaaaaatgttgaacgaAGCACTTTTGCCGCCCAGCGCCATTCACGCCCATGACATCATTGGCAGCACCCTCGGCGAAGAGGGTCTTTCCctgattcgtgaaaaattgacCTCAAAATATAGCGCGAAGGAAGAACCCGTGAGTCTTCTAGGTCCTTCGAGATCCCGCGGATTTATGCTCggcgagaaaagagagaacggCGCAAAAGCTAAGCGGACTGATCAGCTTCGGCGTCAAGGAGCGTTTGACAAGGAGCTCGACCGGAGCGATGTCACTCAAGGAATTCCCATCGAGAGCGACGAACACTCGTCGAAGCAGTTTGCTGACAATTCGTCACTGGGGACGGAGCATTTGCACGAAAGTTTTGACAACTCGGCAGGCAACGGAAtatcgaaagaaaacaaaatttccgaTGGTACACGTTTCGATGAAACTTCGAGCAACGATCCCAGGAGAGCAATAATGCGAGGAATTTGGGAGAATTATGCCAGGCCTGAACAGTCGAGCAATGATGTCGTGGCTCACCAGGACGAACGTAATTCCCCTATGAACGCCAGGACTGGctcaaatttcaataataattcCCACGTTCTTCCCACCCCGGGCTGCCAATCGGTACAAGCCGAGTTAAGCAATTGCGGACCTGGAAGCTCGTACCTTATTCAATCCGAAGAATTAAACAATCAAATATTCCCCGAACAAGCGAGATTCTCCTCGGGCGTTGTACAGAATCCTGTTTGCGTTGATCGTCTGAGAGGTGCCATGGAAGAAATGAGTGTTAATCACCCGAAAACGCAAAACTGTCATCAGTGCCGGGAATCCATACGCACCGGTGACGTTGTCGTCACAGCCGAAAAAGCCCAGGACGCTTTTTGGCATCCCGGCTGCTTCGTTTGCTCCGTTTGCAACGAATTACTCGCCGATCTCGTTTACTTCTACTACAAAGGCAAACTTTATTGCGGTCGTGATCTTCCCACACTTCTGGAAATTCCGAGATGTTTTGCCTGCGACGAGGTCAGTCACGATCAAACGTTGCTGcaccattttttgtttgttccgTTGGAATTTAAGTTACAAATCGTTCATCTAAATACGAAGAATCTCAAGTTTTTCTGTCAAATACTCAatgtaatgaaatttcatcccAAACTATCGAACTTCCGAGTCGACCAATTCGAAATGCAGCAAAAGTCCATGGGGCCAATACTCGAGGGCCTTTCATTCCCAAAATTTCTGTCTACGATAATTCGCTACACTGAgccgattgaaaaatatgtgatTTAGAAAATTGCCTCCAAAAGCTTTTCCTGTAGAAAATTTCCACAGTCCATAGAGCAGGATTCATCGTTTCTTGCTTTGCCCCCAAGGCGTTAATGATTAAAACGATAGTGAATTTGTTTCAcatatgatgaaaaatttaaaacaaaaatttcgcTTGTCAAGCGATACAGAgttctttttaaaaaatgacaaaagttTCCAGGTAAATATTGAGAGTTGAcaatttaacgatttttataataataatctcctcgttcgccattttttcattaacgttataataataattttttttgtcattacaGTTGATATTTGTTCGAGAATACACGGTTGCAGAGGGCCACAATTATCACGTAAAGCACTTTTGTTGTTGGGACTGCGACGTGCCATTAGCAGGTCAACAATACATTTCAGAG
It encodes:
- the Tes gene encoding uncharacterized protein Tes, yielding MGQSEKMEQEDNRPKWLLELENRKRKPRLAHEVGAGAPCMTCSTACPGLDLHFWRKICKNCKCSRDDHDVPNDEFPQFDLLFGPSGKPNKKMIVLKVNKKQAEDEVTFEWAPPDTTKELAADYMKALPEDKLPIKGSAGAALRKQQLQRQLPLHDIDHKVCDELSDSERKQFEKYLENLKKYVGQGKVTKAMGARPFDRALMTPANAADMNRFSPKHKQKQPETQGHRLNLRTPSSFVQKTGYPSSLGSSELTNGLGNRNTNSPLRDHSPSALARFENVRSPAFGQSITEDSPQGRYHRALMKVRNDGEITRSVPVAGTRNPPLNFAGTRTIDDPIANSLANEDQVRMDESVNSCTRNIYNPAVEFAASNMTNEANCGVNSILENLGKTENNQELNYASPGTLGDRKTVVSSATKSTINPETSAALSNSIMNSSSLSNSETPYDEAAIARNREWAENSLLAEKMLNEALLPPSAIHAHDIIGSTLGEEGLSLIREKLTSKYSAKEEPVSLLGPSRSRGFMLGEKRENGAKAKRTDQLRRQGAFDKELDRSDVTQGIPIESDEHSSKQFADNSSLGTEHLHESFDNSAGNGISKENKISDGTRFDETSSNDPRRAIMRGIWENYARPEQSSNDVVAHQDERNSPMNARTGSNFNNNSHVLPTPGCQSVQAELSNCGPGSSYLIQSEELNNQIFPEQARFSSGVVQNPVCVDRLRGAMEEMSVNHPKTQNCHQCRESIRTGDVVVTAEKAQDAFWHPGCFVCSVCNELLADLVYFYYKGKLYCGRDLPTLLEIPRCFACDELIFVREYTVAEGHNYHVKHFCCWDCDVPLAGQQYISENDRPLCLPCYQKTYAKTCSTCQGVIAADQQGVAVKNLNFHANDQCFCCATCKKSLLNGKMAIKEDRPFCSKECITMFLNDRIS